The following proteins are co-located in the Choristoneura fumiferana chromosome 23, NRCan_CFum_1, whole genome shotgun sequence genome:
- the LOC141441053 gene encoding uncharacterized protein encodes MDHNLDDSLNLDSAMGVDFEPPGDAVVGQTDISLDASHEASLPMEFESIEEQPMLMDTENEQIIGYSDDQFTLQEFVNQQDEPAGANTTVVTSEPSISHSDTMLDIQFDPQSFVSSAVKVEPQPQLPKIIAVKAAMPPRFTAIKKESIVVSAAPRQVAIAPKPTRLALAPALARAARPTGKLPQGKTVLAQIGKQLVMMPAGTNQKIKLVTSSGGVPNIQYIRTNQGEQGQLIATKTVPGSTKPVLTKFIVQGAASSDPSNQPAVITKLMPAAAVAGAAPARFVTMHQKTVPISLPNKVFVTSPTKQTVRITKKPQFLEVKSPPPKFGTTTVQTGGTKKVVITATPAQNIIYKTTTPARPQQQIDKDGKITYNIQGQRTQLHQINVPGKGIQYIRLVTSGSAPRLKAAPAKPAASPAPAPAPAKTIVLTDTKGNVIKMAAEKVKSGQPPPLVITGTTTSVNKLTAKPQHKLVRIAPVGSKPALAAAQAAGRSSQSLLAPLSPRVSPARSPEPESKALLTDPLHIPHDPQDRDLQRQDPAPHSELAVNEVEVEFERQSPEDNVSSNSLEDESGEERRYKDGLEQPLIVLPNYLKPADILPEEFATRDEVNRYNSFDAQTFNNFQAPETPQALSESELGPSELGMRPRKACNCTKSQCLKLYCDCFANGEFCNRCNCNNCHNNLENEELRQKAIRGCLDRNPNAFRPKIGKSKSGGPEIVRRHNKGCNCKRSGCLKNYCECYEAKIACTAMCKCVGCRNVEETLERRRRDRDPRHAVFRPPSMPHINFMTTEVIEAVCQCLIAAGGEPGVGAGGGGGGGGGGAAAPLPPDPVRDVIEEFSRCLQDIINAAHHSTPIRPTETSMIPDVV; translated from the exons ATGGATCATAATTTGGACGACTCTCTGAATTTGGACAGCGCTATGGGA GTGGACTTTGAGCCTCCTGGAGATGCTGTTGTTGGTCAAACGGACATCTCACTGGATGCCTCGCACGAAGCCAGCCTGCCAATGGAGTTTGAGTCCATTGAGGAGCAACCAATGCTTATGGATACTGAAAACGAGCAAATTATTG GTTACTCTGATGATCAGTTCACTCTGCAGGAGTTTGTGAATCAGCAGGATGAGCCTGCTGGTGCCAACACCACCGTGGTCACCAGT GAACCATCAATATCACATTCAGATACAATGCTGGATATCCAGTTTGATCCACAATCATTTGTCTCGAGTGCTGTAAAGGTGGAGCCGCAGCCTCAACTGCCAAAAATTATTGCAGTCAAG GCGGCGATGCCCCCGCGCTTCACTGCCATCAAGAAGGAGTCCATAGTGGTGAGCGCGGCGCCGCGGCAGGTCGCCATCGCGCCCAAGCCCACGCGCCTCGCCCTGGCGCCCGCCCTGGCTCGCGCCGCCCGTCCCACAGGGAAACTGCCGCAGGGGAAGACTGTACTAG ccCAAATAGGGAAGCAGCTCGTGATGATGCCAGCCGGCACCAACCAGAAGATTAAGCTCGTAACGTCGTCTGGCGGCGTGCCCAACATCCAGTACATTCGTACCAACCAGGGCGAACAG GGCCAACTGATTGCTACTAAAACAGTACCAGGTTCAACAAAACCTGTGCTAACAAAATTCATAGTGCAAg GCGCGGCGAGCTCGGACCCGTCGAACCAGCCGGCGGTGATCACCAAGCTGATGCCCGCGGCCGCcgtcgccggcgccgcgccggccCGCTTCGTCACCATGCACCAGAAGACCGTGCCCATCTCTCTGCCCAATAAG gtgtTCGTAACGTCGCCTACGAAACAAACTGTCAGAATAACTAAAAAACCGCAATTTTTGGAGgtgaaatcaccaccgcccaagtTTGGAACCACTACTGTGCAGACAG GAGGCACTAAAAAGGTTGTCATAACAGCAACGCCCGCGCagaatattatttacaaaacgaCGACACCCGCCAGGCCTCAACAACAA ATCGACAAAGACGGGAAGATAACGTACAATATTCAGGGCCAGAGAACACAACTGCATCAAATCAATGTTCCGGGAAAAGGG ATCCAGTACATCCGATTGGTAACTAGCGGCAGCGCGCCGCGGCTCAAAGCGGCGCCGGCCAAGCCCGCCGcgtcgcccgcgcccgcgcccgcgcccgctaAAACCATCGTACTCACAGACACCAAAG GAAATGTTATCAAAATGGCCGCCGAAAAAGTGAAAAGCGGACAGCCGCCGCCCTTGGTCATCACTGGGACTACCACTTCCGTcaataaat TGACTGCGAAGCCCCAGCACAAACTGGTGCGGATAGCGCCGGTGGGGTCGAAGCCGGCCCTTGCAGCTGCC CAAGCCGCAGGGCGCTCCTCCCAGAGTCTCCTCGCGCCCCTCTCCCCGCGCGTGTCGCCCGCGCGCTCCCCCGAGCCGGAGTCCAAGGCGCTGCTCACAGACCCCCTCCACATCCCTCACGACCCCCAAGACCGCGACCTCCAACGGCAAGACCCCGCGCCGCACTCCGAACTGGCTGTTAATGAAGTGGAAGTCGAGTTTGAAAGACAG AGCCCGGAAGACAACGTCAGTTCAAACAGCCTTGAGGACGAGAGCGGCGAAGAGCGCCGGTACAAGGACGGACTCGAGCAGCCTCTCATCGTCTTACCTAACTACCTCAAGCCGGCGGACATCCTGCCTGAAGAGTTTGCCACCAGG gaCGAAGTGAACAGATACAACAGTTTCGATGCGCAAACTTTCAACAATTTTCAAGCACCAGAAACGCCTCAAGCACTCTCTGAAAGCG AGCTGGGCCCTTCGGAGCTGGGCATGCGGCCGCGCAAAGCGTGCAACTGCACCAAGTCGCAGTGCCTCAAGCTGTACTGCGACTGCTTCGCCAACGGGGAGTTCTGCAACCGCTGCAACTGTAACAACTGCCACAACAACCTCGAGAACGAGGAGCTGCGCCAGAAGGCTATTCGCGGCTGCCTCGACCGGAACCCCAACGCCTTCAG GCCCAAAATAGGTAAATCCAAGAGCGGCGGCCCCGAGATCGTGCGGCGCCACAACAAGGGCTGTAACTGTAAGCGCAGCGGCTGCCTCAAGAACTATTGCGAGTGCTACGAA gCGAAGATAGCGTGCACGGCGATGTGCAAATGCGTGGGATGCCGCAACGTGGAGGAGACGCTGGAGCGGCGGCGCCGCGACCGCGACCCCCGGCACGCCGTGTTCCGCCCGCCCTCCATGCCGCATATCAA CTTCATGACGACGGAGGTGATCGAGGCGGTGTGCCAGTGCCTGATCGCGGCGGGCGGCGAGCCGGGCGTGGGCGCGGgtgggggcgggggcgggggcgggggcggggcggccGCGCCCCTGCCTCCAGACCCCGTGCGTGACGTCATCGAGGAGTTCTCGCGCTGTCTGCAAGACATCATCAACGCCGCGCACCACTCCACGCCGATCCGACCGACAG AAACAAGCATGATACCTGATGTCGTTTAG